A part of Neovison vison isolate M4711 chromosome 6, ASM_NN_V1, whole genome shotgun sequence genomic DNA contains:
- the GCDH gene encoding glutaryl-CoA dehydrogenase, mitochondrial, with amino-acid sequence MALRRFSERLLSRGPGLSFLRGWGSAAAQTEKGGKTQNRATKASRPLFDWRDPLVLEEQLTADEILIRDTFRTYCQERLMPRILLANRNEVFHREIISEMGELGVLGPTIKGYGCAGVSSVAYGLLARELERVDSGYRSAMSVQSSLVMHPIYAYGSKEQQEKYLPRLAKGELLGCFGLTEPNHGSDPGSMETRARHNPSNRSYTLSGTKTWITNSPVADLFVVWARCEDSCIRGFLLEKGMRGLSAPKIEGKFSLRASSTGMIVMDSVEVPEENVLPDVSGLAGPFGCLNNARFGIAWGVLGAAEFCLHTARQYSLDRIQFGVPLARNQLIQKKLADMLTEITLGLHACLQLGRLKDQDKATPEMVSLLKRNNCGKALDIARQARDILGGNGISDEYHVIRHAMNLEAVNTYEGTHDIHALILGRAITGIQAFTASK; translated from the exons ATGGCTCTGAGAAGGTTCTCCGAGCGGCTGCTGAGCCGGGGACCAGGCCTGAGCTTCCTGCGCGGGTGGGGGTCGGCGGCGGCGCAGACTG AAAAGGGCGGGAAGACACAGAACCGAGCGACTAAGG cctCGCGTCCTTTATTTGACTGGAGGGACCCGCTGGTGCTGGAGGAGCAGCTGACAGCGGATGAGATCCTCATCAGAGACACCTTCCGCACCTATTGCCAGGAGCGCCTCATGCCCCGAATCCTGCTGGCCAATCGCAACGAAG TTTTTCACCGAGAGATCATCTCAGAAATGGGGGAACTTGGTGTGCTGGGGCCCACCATCAAAG gGTATGGCTGTGCCGGAGTGTCATCTGTGGCCTATGGGCTCCTGGCCCGAGAGCTGGAGCGGGTGGATAGTGGCTACAGGTCAGCAATGAGTGTCCAGTCTTCCCTTGTCATGCACCCCATCTACGCCTACGGCAGCAAGGAGCAGCAGGAGAAGTACCTGCCCCGGCTGG CCAAGGGGGAGCTCCTGGGCTGCTTTGGACTCACAGAGCCCAACCATGGGAGTGACCCTGGCAGCATGGAGACCAGAGCCCGCCACAACCCATCCAACAGGAGCTACACCCTCagtgggaccaagacctg GATCACCAATTCACCTGTGGCCGACCTCTTTGTAGTATGGGCTCGGTGTGAAGACAGCTGCATTCGGGGCTTCCTGCTGGAGAAGGGGATGCGGGGCCTCTCAGCCCCCAAGATTGAGGGCAAGTTCTCCCTGCGGGCCTCGTCCACGGGCATGATCGTCATGGACAGTGTGGAGGTGCCAGAGGAGAATGTGCtgcctgatgtatctggtctggCG GGGCCCTTCGGCTGCCTGAACAATGCCCGGTTTGGCATCGCCTGGGGCGTGCTCGGAGCCGCCGAATTCTGTTTGCACACAGCCCGGCAGTACAGCCTGGACAG GATCCAGTTTGGCGTCCCACTGGCCAGGAACCAGCTGATTCAGAAGAAGCTGGCAGACATGCTTACTGAGATCACGCTGGGCCTTCACGCCTGCCTGCAGCTTGGCCGCTTGAAGGATCAAGACAA GGCCACTCCAGAAATGGTCTCCCTGCTGAAGAGGAATAACTGTGGGAAGGCTCTGGATATCGCCCGCCAGGCCCGAGACATACTAGGGGGGAATGGGATTTCTGATGAGTATCACGTCATCCGCCATGCCATGAACCTGGAGGCCGTGAACACCTATGAAG